Proteins encoded by one window of Micromonospora coxensis:
- a CDS encoding extracellular solute-binding protein has translation MGQPRPGAGHGDRRQQGPDVVYLIPDQLPKYARNIEPVDKYLDDAAKADYLPNVVTSVTIDGKMMGAPVLTSAVTPICNKKVFAAVGQTSYPTSWNDLLAMAPAFKAKGYDVTAYAGDVKNTLNQTFYPLLWQAGGDVFSPTASRSPSTARGPQGAELRQAARRRRLRGQEPAHHPAAIEQTRIAQNKVGCVWHVLPAEIEKFWGKENIQALPHFTESKQIGYGTVGSLSMLRNSKNKDAAGKWIAFASNAENSKKYDLAASFFSAKKSVGALYASDPVLGEQEKQVANSTVGPLNEKARDVQGVLAPEIQAALLGKKSVEQALDDAAKAADPLLG, from the coding sequence GTGGGCCAACCGCGACCAGGCGCTGGCCACGGCGATCGCCGGCAACAAGGGCCCGACGTCGTCTACCTCATCCCCGACCAGCTGCCCAAGTACGCCCGCAACATCGAGCCGGTCGACAAGTACCTCGACGACGCCGCCAAGGCCGACTACCTGCCCAACGTCGTCACGTCCGTCACCATCGACGGCAAGATGATGGGCGCCCCCGTGCTCACCAGCGCGGTGACCCCGATCTGCAACAAGAAGGTCTTCGCCGCCGTCGGCCAGACCAGCTACCCGACCAGCTGGAACGACCTGCTGGCCATGGCGCCGGCGTTCAAGGCCAAGGGCTACGACGTCACCGCGTACGCCGGCGACGTCAAGAACACCCTCAACCAGACCTTCTACCCGCTGCTGTGGCAGGCCGGTGGCGACGTGTTCAGCCCGACGGCAAGTCGGTCGCCTTCAACGGCCCGAGGGCCGCAAGGCGCTGAGCTTCGCCAAGCAGCTCGTCGACGGCGGCTACGTGGACAAGAGCCTGCTCACCACCCTGCCGCCATCGAGCAGACCCGCATCGCGCAGAACAAGGTCGGCTGCGTCTGGCACGTCCTGCCGGCCGAGATCGAGAAGTTCTGGGGCAAGGAGAACATCCAGGCCCTTCCGCACTTCACCGAGTCCAAGCAGATCGGCTACGGCACCGTCGGCTCCCTGTCGATGCTGCGTAACTCGAAGAACAAGGACGCGGCCGGCAAGTGGATCGCGTTCGCCTCCAACGCCGAGAACTCCAAGAAGTACGACCTGGCCGCCAGCTTCTTCTCGGCCAAGAAGTCGGTCGGCGCGCTCTACGCCTCCGACCCGGTCCTCGGTGAGCAGGAGAAGCAGGTCGCCAACAGCACCGTCGGCCCGCTCAACGAGAAGGCACGCGACGTCCAGGGTGTGCTCGCCCCGGAGATCCAGGCCGCCCTGCTCGGCAAGAAGTCCGTCGAGCAGGCGCTCGACGACGCGGCCAAGGCCGCCGACCCGCTGCTCGGCTAG
- a CDS encoding sugar ABC transporter permease → MFLGFTDYTIGGDTGLVGLENFRRLLDDPTFWSALRVTVVFTALSVPLSMLRRWAWPC, encoded by the coding sequence GTGTTCCTCGGATTCACCGACTACACCATCGGCGGGGACACCGGCCTCGTCGGCCTGGAGAACTTCCGCCGGCTGCTCGACGATCCCACGTTCTGGTCGGCGCTACGGGTGACCGTCGTGTTCACCGCGCTGTCGGTGCCCCTGTCGATGCTGCGTCGTTGGGCGTGGCCCTGCTGA
- a CDS encoding carbohydrate ABC transporter permease codes for MCWSSPRWCWSRSGPASATACSSCSPACRTSPPSWRAALTDGASAWQRFRYVTLPQLRPALFFVAVIETTVAVQVFDMIYVMTGGGPVRASYSLVYLLYDQGFKYFDLGYASAIGVALSFVLAKDPREGRMTDTVAPPPVAVVAEAPAGGRRRPYRVGRPGRSWLVTRTVLLLIGAAITLFPFYAMVVLSFKPTARSPSPTACCPGRSPPRRTTRSSAPRACCAGCGTPSSTRWCR; via the coding sequence GTGTGCTGGTCGTCCCCGCGCTGGTGCTGGTCTCGGTCTGGTCCCGCTTCGGCTACGGCATGCTCATCCTGCTCGCCCGCCTGCAGGACATCCCCGCCGAGTTGGAGGGCGGCGCTGACCGACGGCGCCTCGGCCTGGCAGCGGTTCCGCTACGTCACGCTGCCGCAGTTGCGACCCGCGCTGTTCTTCGTGGCCGTCATCGAGACCACCGTGGCGGTGCAGGTCTTCGACATGATCTACGTGATGACCGGCGGCGGCCCGGTGCGCGCCAGCTACAGCCTGGTCTACCTCCTCTACGACCAGGGCTTCAAGTACTTCGACCTGGGCTACGCCAGCGCCATCGGGGTGGCGCTGTCGTTCGTTTTGGCCAAAGACCCTCGGGAGGGAAGAATGACCGACACCGTGGCACCCCCGCCCGTCGCCGTCGTCGCCGAGGCCCCCGCCGGCGGGCGTCGACGCCCGTACCGGGTGGGTCGACCCGGCCGGAGCTGGCTCGTCACCCGTACCGTGCTGCTGCTGATCGGCGCGGCGATCACCCTGTTCCCCTTCTACGCGATGGTCGTGCTGTCGTTCAAACCGACGGCCCGGTCACCTTCCCCGACAGCCTGCTGCCCTGGCCGATCTCCACCGAGGCGTACGACCAGGTCATCGGCGCCAAGAGCGTGCTGCGCTGGATGTGGAACACCATCGTCTACTCGGTGGTGTCGGTGA
- a CDS encoding carbohydrate ABC transporter permease: MWNTIVYSVVSVIGVLLFASMAGYAFAKKRFPGKETMFWSFLAMLMVPYHVTMIPTFIVISELGGVDTYWGMILPTLANAQAVFLMRQFIASLPDSLFEAARLDGCSSGGCTSRSCCR; encoded by the coding sequence ATGTGGAACACCATCGTCTACTCGGTGGTGTCGGTGATCGGGGTGCTGCTGTTCGCCTCGATGGCCGGCTACGCCTTCGCCAAGAAGCGCTTCCCCGGCAAGGAGACGATGTTCTGGTCGTTCCTGGCCATGCTGATGGTGCCGTACCACGTGACCATGATCCCGACGTTCATCGTCATCTCCGAGCTGGGCGGGGTCGACACCTACTGGGGCATGATCCTGCCGACCCTGGCCAACGCCCAGGCGGTGTTCCTCATGCGACAGTTCATCGCCTCGCTGCCCGACTCACTGTTCGAGGCGGCCCGCCTCGACGGCTGCTCGAGTGGCGGGTGTACGTCTCGATCGTGCTGCCGCTGA
- a CDS encoding ABC transporter permease family protein, with the protein MYVSIVLPLIKPILATLGVFVFLWHWNDFLWPLIVGQSLDMRTLTTGIASLQQENVALNMLLAGSVVAFVPIFMAYLIGQRYFQEGVATTGIKG; encoded by the coding sequence GTGTACGTCTCGATCGTGCTGCCGCTGATCAAGCCGATCCTCGCCACCCTGGGCGTGTTCGTCTTCCTCTGGCACTGGAACGACTTCCTCTGGCCGCTCATCGTGGGACAGAGCCTGGACATGCGTACCCTGACCACCGGCATCGCCTCCCTGCAACAGGAGAACGTCGCGTTGAACATGCTGCTGGCGGGCTCGGTGGTGGCCTTCGTACCGATCTTCATGGCCTACCTGATCGGGCAGCGCTACTTCCAGGAGGGCGTCGCGACCACCGGCATCAAGGGATGA